A genomic region of Pseudomonas sp. MPC6 contains the following coding sequences:
- a CDS encoding sugar ABC transporter substrate-binding protein has translation MKTRIRFASLALSLMFASGAALADMKIGVSMSQFDDTWLTYLRESMDQKAKSYPDGVQLQFEDARSDVVKQLSQVESFISQKVDAIVVNPVDTAATRKITQAAVKAGIPLVYVNRRPDDLNLPKGVVTVASNDREAGEMQMQYLADKMGGKGDIVILLGDLANNSTTNRTQGVKEVLAKYPNIKIEQEQTGIWLRDKGMTLVNDWLTQGRKFDAVVSNNDEMAIGAAMALQQAGVAKGSVLIAGVDGTPDGLNAVKKGALAASVFQDAKGQADGSIDTAVKMAKNEPVESAVWVPFRLITPDNVDQFK, from the coding sequence ATGAAGACCAGGATCCGTTTCGCCTCACTTGCCCTGTCCCTGATGTTCGCCAGCGGCGCTGCGCTCGCCGACATGAAGATCGGCGTCAGCATGTCGCAGTTCGATGACACCTGGCTGACCTACCTGCGCGAATCCATGGACCAGAAAGCCAAGTCCTATCCCGACGGCGTCCAGCTGCAGTTCGAAGACGCACGCAGCGACGTGGTCAAGCAACTGAGCCAGGTGGAAAGCTTTATCAGTCAGAAAGTCGACGCCATCGTGGTCAACCCGGTGGATACCGCCGCCACCAGAAAAATCACCCAGGCCGCAGTCAAGGCCGGTATCCCGCTGGTCTATGTCAACCGTCGTCCCGATGACCTGAACCTGCCCAAAGGCGTGGTAACCGTCGCCTCCAACGATCGGGAGGCTGGCGAGATGCAGATGCAGTACCTGGCCGACAAGATGGGCGGCAAGGGCGATATCGTGATTCTGCTGGGCGACCTCGCGAACAATTCCACCACCAACCGCACCCAGGGCGTCAAGGAGGTGCTGGCCAAATACCCGAACATCAAGATCGAGCAAGAGCAGACCGGCATCTGGCTGCGGGATAAAGGCATGACCCTGGTCAACGACTGGCTGACCCAGGGCCGCAAGTTCGACGCCGTGGTCTCGAACAACGACGAGATGGCCATCGGTGCCGCGATGGCCCTGCAACAGGCCGGCGTGGCCAAGGGCAGTGTGTTGATCGCCGGAGTGGACGGTACGCCGGATGGCTTGAACGCGGTGAAGAAGGGGGCGCTGGCGGCGTCGGTGTTCCAGGACGCCAAGGGCCAGGCTGACGGCTCGATCGACACCGCGGTGAAAATGGCGAAAAACGAGCCGGTCGAGTCGGCGGTGTGGGTGCCGTTTCGCCTGATCACCCCGGACAACGTCGACCAGTTCAAATAG
- a CDS encoding sugar ABC transporter ATP-binding protein, which produces MFASATASSPPMVGVLPTAMPVDEPYLLEIINVSKGFPGVVALSDVQLRVRPGSVLALMGENGAGKSTLMKIIAGIYQPDAGELRLRGQPVVFETPLAALQAGIAMIHQELNLMPHMSIAENIWIGREQLNGLHMIDHREMHRCTAKLLERLRIDLDPEEQVGNLSIAERQMVEIAKAVSYDSDILIMDEPTSAITDKEVAHLFSIIADLKRQGKGIIYITHKMNEVFSIADEVAVFRDGAYIGLQRADSMDGDSLISMMVGRELSQLFPVRETPIGELLLSVRDLKLDGIFKDVSFDLHVGEILGIAGLMGSGRTNVAEAIFGITPSDGGEMRLDGEVVRITDPHMAIEKGFALLTEDRKLSGLFPCLSVLENMEMAVLPHYAGHGFIQQKALRALCEDMCKKLRVKTPSLEQCIDTLSGGNQQKALLARWLMTNPRILILDEPTRGIDVGAKAEIYRLISYLASEGMAVIMISSELPEVLGMSDRVMVMHEGDLMGTLDRSEATQERVMQLASGMSAVH; this is translated from the coding sequence ATGTTCGCTTCAGCGACCGCTTCGAGCCCCCCGATGGTGGGTGTCCTGCCAACTGCAATGCCTGTCGATGAGCCGTACCTGCTGGAGATCATCAACGTCAGCAAGGGGTTTCCCGGTGTGGTGGCCCTGTCCGATGTGCAGCTGCGGGTCCGCCCCGGTTCCGTGCTGGCGCTGATGGGCGAAAATGGCGCAGGCAAATCCACCCTGATGAAAATCATCGCCGGCATCTACCAGCCGGATGCCGGCGAACTGCGCCTGCGGGGCCAACCGGTGGTGTTCGAGACGCCACTGGCGGCGCTGCAGGCCGGGATCGCGATGATCCACCAGGAACTCAACCTGATGCCGCACATGAGCATCGCCGAGAACATCTGGATTGGCCGGGAACAGCTCAACGGCCTGCACATGATCGACCACCGCGAGATGCACCGCTGCACGGCGAAGCTGCTGGAGCGGCTGCGCATCGACCTCGACCCGGAAGAGCAGGTCGGCAACCTGAGCATCGCCGAGCGGCAGATGGTCGAGATTGCCAAGGCGGTGTCCTACGACTCGGACATCCTGATCATGGACGAACCGACCTCGGCCATTACCGACAAGGAAGTCGCCCACCTGTTTTCGATCATTGCCGACCTCAAGCGCCAGGGCAAAGGCATCATCTACATCACCCACAAGATGAACGAAGTGTTCAGCATCGCCGATGAAGTGGCGGTGTTCCGTGACGGCGCCTACATCGGCCTGCAGCGGGCCGACAGCATGGACGGCGACAGCCTGATTTCGATGATGGTCGGGCGCGAACTGAGCCAGCTGTTCCCGGTGCGCGAGACGCCGATCGGCGAGCTGTTGCTGTCGGTGCGCGACCTCAAGCTCGACGGCATTTTCAAGGACGTGTCCTTCGACCTGCATGTCGGCGAGATTCTTGGCATCGCCGGGTTGATGGGCTCGGGGCGGACCAATGTCGCCGAGGCGATCTTCGGCATCACCCCGAGCGACGGTGGCGAGATGCGGCTGGATGGCGAGGTGGTGCGCATTACCGATCCGCACATGGCCATCGAGAAGGGCTTCGCGCTGTTGACCGAGGATCGCAAGCTCAGCGGCCTGTTCCCGTGCCTGTCGGTCCTGGAAAACATGGAAATGGCCGTGCTGCCGCACTACGCCGGCCACGGATTCATCCAGCAAAAAGCCCTGCGCGCCTTGTGCGAAGACATGTGCAAGAAGCTTCGGGTGAAAACTCCGTCGCTCGAGCAGTGCATCGACACGCTGTCCGGCGGTAATCAGCAGAAGGCCTTGCTGGCGCGCTGGCTGATGACCAACCCGCGAATCCTGATTCTCGACGAGCCGACCCGCGGCATCGATGTCGGCGCCAAGGCCGAGATCTATCGGCTGATTTCCTACCTGGCCAGCGAGGGCATGGCGGTGATCATGATTTCCTCGGAACTGCCGGAGGTACTCGGCATGAGCGACCGGGTGATGGTCATGCACGAGGGCGATCTGATGGGCACCCTCGACCGCAGCGAAGCGACCCAGGAACGGGTGATGCAACTGGCCTCGGGCATGTCCGCGGTTCACTAA
- a CDS encoding Gfo/Idh/MocA family oxidoreductase, with translation MRIGLVGYGHGGRFFHAPLISSLPAAKFVGVVTRSPERRQLLAAEHPGVPAFDSIGQLVEAGIDVLVVSTPLKGRPALVLDGIEHGVAVVSDKPFAADAQQAQTLITMAERQGVRLSVYQNRRWDSDFLTVRKLIESGALGQVSRFESRIERYSPQSVNNGSGGGFLRDLGSHLVDQALLLFGPVQRVYAELDYLEPGQAFDDGFFMALTHASGVTSHLGGSCRQNTPGPRFRVTGTLGCYSVDGLDGQEAASLAGLTPRSEGERWGVEEHRRWGWFEQGEVRERVPSERGCWNQFYLQLQTALHSGGPLPVDARDALATTRVLDAARLSAERRQVVELSPFGPHGIKS, from the coding sequence ATGCGTATCGGACTTGTCGGTTACGGCCACGGTGGCCGGTTTTTCCATGCTCCGCTGATCAGCAGTTTGCCGGCGGCGAAGTTTGTCGGGGTGGTGACCCGCTCACCGGAGCGCCGACAGTTGCTGGCGGCCGAGCATCCGGGCGTGCCGGCCTTCGACAGCATCGGCCAACTGGTGGAAGCCGGGATCGATGTGCTGGTGGTGTCGACGCCGCTCAAGGGGCGTCCGGCGCTGGTGCTCGACGGTATCGAACACGGTGTGGCAGTGGTCAGCGACAAGCCGTTCGCCGCCGATGCGCAGCAGGCGCAAACCCTGATCACCATGGCCGAGCGCCAGGGCGTGCGGCTCAGCGTCTATCAGAACCGGCGCTGGGACTCGGACTTCCTCACGGTGCGCAAACTCATCGAGTCTGGCGCGTTGGGGCAGGTCAGCCGTTTCGAATCGCGGATCGAACGTTACTCGCCGCAGTCGGTGAACAACGGCAGCGGCGGCGGTTTCCTGCGCGACCTGGGCAGCCATCTGGTGGATCAGGCGCTCCTGTTGTTCGGCCCGGTGCAACGGGTTTATGCCGAACTCGATTATCTGGAGCCGGGCCAGGCCTTCGACGATGGCTTCTTCATGGCCCTGACCCACGCCAGTGGCGTGACCTCGCACCTGGGCGGCAGTTGTCGGCAAAACACCCCCGGGCCGCGCTTTCGGGTGACCGGCACCCTGGGGTGCTACAGCGTCGACGGTCTGGACGGGCAGGAGGCAGCGTCGCTCGCCGGGCTCACACCCAGGTCCGAAGGCGAACGCTGGGGCGTTGAAGAGCATCGTCGCTGGGGCTGGTTCGAGCAGGGCGAGGTGCGCGAGCGGGTGCCCTCCGAGCGAGGCTGCTGGAATCAGTTCTATTTACAGCTGCAAACCGCGTTACACAGCGGTGGCCCACTGCCCGTGGACGCCCGTGATGCACTGGCGACAACCCGCGTGCTAGACGCCGCGCGGCTCAGTGCCGAACGCCGGCAAGTGGTGGAATTGAGCCCGTTCGGGCCTCATGGAATAAAATCATAG
- a CDS encoding ABC transporter permease gives MNAILENKPATVPVKSRRRFPTELSIFLVLIGIGLVFEVFGWIVRDQSFLMNSQRLVLMILQVSIIGLLAIGVTQVIITTGIDLSSGSVLALSAMIAASLAQTSDFTRAVFPSLTDLPVWIPVIAGLGVGLLAGAINGSIIAITGIPPFIATLGMMVSARGLARYYTEGQPVSMLSDSYTAIGHGAMPVVIFLVVAVIFHIALRYTKYGKYTYAIGGNMQAARTSGINVKRHLVIVYSIAGLLAGLAGVVASARAATGQAGMGMSYELDAIAAAVIGGTSLAGGVGRITGTVIGALILGVMASGFTFVGVDAYIQDIIKGLIIVLAVVIDQYRNKRKLKR, from the coding sequence ATGAACGCGATACTGGAAAACAAGCCAGCAACGGTACCGGTCAAGAGTCGCCGGCGCTTTCCGACCGAATTGAGTATCTTCCTGGTGCTGATCGGCATCGGCCTGGTGTTCGAAGTGTTCGGCTGGATCGTGCGCGACCAGAGCTTCCTGATGAACTCCCAGCGCCTGGTGCTGATGATCCTGCAAGTGTCGATCATCGGCCTGCTGGCCATCGGCGTCACTCAGGTCATCATTACCACCGGTATCGACCTGTCCTCCGGCTCGGTGCTGGCGCTGTCGGCGATGATCGCCGCCAGCCTGGCCCAGACCTCCGACTTTACCCGGGCGGTGTTCCCCTCGCTGACCGACTTGCCGGTGTGGATTCCGGTGATCGCGGGGCTTGGCGTGGGGTTGCTGGCGGGGGCGATCAACGGCAGCATCATTGCCATCACCGGCATCCCACCGTTCATTGCCACCCTCGGCATGATGGTCTCGGCGCGCGGCCTGGCGCGTTACTACACCGAAGGGCAGCCGGTGAGCATGCTGTCGGACTCCTACACCGCCATCGGCCACGGCGCGATGCCGGTGGTGATTTTCCTGGTGGTCGCGGTGATCTTTCACATCGCGTTGCGTTACACCAAGTACGGCAAGTACACCTATGCCATCGGCGGCAACATGCAGGCGGCGCGCACCTCGGGGATCAACGTCAAGCGCCATCTGGTGATCGTCTACAGCATCGCCGGGCTGCTTGCCGGCCTGGCAGGGGTGGTGGCTTCGGCACGCGCGGCGACCGGGCAGGCGGGGATGGGCATGTCGTATGAGCTGGACGCGATTGCCGCGGCAGTGATCGGCGGCACCAGCCTGGCCGGTGGGGTGGGGCGCATCACCGGCACCGTGATCGGCGCACTGATCCTCGGGGTGATGGCCAGCGGCTTTACCTTTGTCGGGGTTGATGCGTATATTCAGGACATCATCAAGGGCTTGATCATTGTGTTAGCGGTGGTGATCGACCAATACCGCAACAAGCGTAAACTCAAGCGCTGA
- a CDS encoding Gfo/Idh/MocA family oxidoreductase gives MSLKLGVIGTGAIGQDHIRRCSQTLLNSQVVAVTDINLQQAANVVSELKLTAEVYPDGHSLIKAPEVEAILVTSWGPTHEEFVLAAIAAGKPVFCEKPLAVTAEGCRKIVDAEVAYGKRLVQVGFMRPYDEGYRALKAVIDSGQIGEPLMLHCAHRNPTVGENYKTDMAITDTLIHELDVLRWLLDDDYVSVQVVFPRKTSKALAHLKDPQIVLLETAKGTRIDVEVFVNCQYGYDIQCEVVGETGIAKLPEPQQVQLRSGAKLSNAILMDWKDRFIAAYDVELQAFIDGVRAGQVGGPSAWDGFAAAVAADACIEAQNSGQIVKVALPDRPHFYG, from the coding sequence ATGTCATTGAAGTTAGGCGTCATCGGCACCGGGGCCATCGGCCAGGACCACATCCGTCGTTGCAGCCAGACCTTGCTCAATAGCCAGGTCGTTGCCGTGACCGACATCAACCTGCAGCAGGCGGCGAACGTCGTTTCCGAGCTGAAGCTGACCGCCGAGGTCTATCCCGACGGTCACTCGCTGATCAAGGCGCCGGAAGTCGAGGCCATTCTCGTCACCTCCTGGGGCCCGACCCATGAAGAATTCGTGTTGGCGGCGATTGCCGCGGGCAAGCCGGTGTTCTGCGAGAAGCCGCTGGCCGTCACCGCCGAAGGCTGCCGCAAGATCGTCGACGCCGAAGTGGCTTACGGCAAACGCCTGGTCCAGGTCGGTTTCATGCGGCCGTACGACGAAGGTTATCGGGCACTCAAAGCGGTGATCGACAGCGGCCAGATCGGCGAGCCATTGATGCTGCATTGCGCGCACCGCAACCCGACCGTGGGTGAGAACTACAAGACTGACATGGCGATCACCGACACCCTGATCCACGAACTGGATGTGCTGCGCTGGTTGCTCGACGATGACTACGTGTCGGTGCAGGTGGTGTTCCCGCGCAAGACCAGCAAAGCCCTGGCGCATTTGAAAGACCCGCAGATCGTGCTGCTGGAAACCGCCAAGGGCACGCGCATCGACGTCGAAGTGTTCGTCAATTGCCAATATGGCTACGACATCCAGTGCGAAGTGGTGGGGGAGACCGGCATCGCCAAACTGCCGGAGCCGCAACAGGTGCAATTGCGCAGTGGCGCGAAGCTGTCCAACGCGATTCTGATGGACTGGAAGGACCGCTTCATCGCCGCCTATGACGTCGAGCTGCAGGCCTTTATCGATGGCGTGCGGGCCGGGCAGGTGGGTGGGCCTTCGGCGTGGGACGGTTTTGCCGCGGCAGTGGCGGCGGATGCCTGCATCGAAGCGCAAAACAGCGGCCAGATCGTCAAGGTCGCACTCCCTGACCGCCCCCACTTCTACGGCTAA
- the iolD gene encoding 3D-(3,5/4)-trihydroxycyclohexane-1,2-dione acylhydrolase (decyclizing) encodes MTTTRLTMAQALVKFLDNQYIEVDGVQSKFVAGIFTIFGHGNVLGLGQALEQDSGDLIVHQGRNEQGMAHAAIGFAKQNLRRKIYACSSSVGPGAANMLTAAATATANRIPLLLLPGDVYACRQPDPVLQQIEQFHDLSISTNDAFKAVSKYWDRINRPEQLMSAAIHAMRVLTDPAETGAVTLALPQDVQAGAYDYPDYFLQKRVHRIERRPATAAMLGDALALFKGKRKPLIICGGGVKYSGANAALQAFAERFAIPFAETQAGKSAVVSSHPLNVGGIGETGCLAANLLARDADLIIGIGTRYSDFTTASKSLFQDPQVQFLNLNISPCDALKLDGVQLLADARTGLQALAEALGDYRSGWGDQPRQAKAQLDEEVDRLYQVQYQAEDFVPEINDHLDPAVLREFIELTGSCLTQSRVLGVLNQSLADDAVIVAAAGSLPGDLQRSWRSKGVNTYHVEYGYSCMGYEVNAALGVKLAEPEREVYALVGDGSYMMLHSELATSIQERRKINVVLLDNMTFGCINNLQMGNGMDSFGTEFRFRNPETGKLDGGFVPVDFAMSAAAYGCKTYKVNTVEELQAALADARLQTVSTLIDIKVLPKTMIHGYLSWWRVGVAQVSTSARTNEVAKTLNERLAKARQY; translated from the coding sequence CGCCGGGATCTTTACCATTTTCGGTCACGGCAATGTGCTCGGCCTGGGGCAAGCCCTGGAGCAGGACAGCGGTGACCTGATCGTCCATCAGGGCCGCAACGAGCAAGGCATGGCCCATGCCGCCATCGGCTTCGCCAAGCAAAATCTGCGGCGCAAGATCTACGCCTGTTCCTCATCGGTCGGCCCCGGCGCGGCGAATATGCTGACCGCTGCCGCGACGGCAACGGCCAACCGCATTCCCTTGCTGCTGTTGCCCGGCGACGTCTACGCCTGCCGCCAGCCGGACCCGGTGCTGCAACAGATCGAGCAGTTCCACGACCTGAGCATCAGCACCAACGACGCGTTCAAGGCCGTGAGCAAATACTGGGACCGGATCAACCGCCCCGAGCAACTGATGAGCGCGGCGATCCACGCCATGCGCGTGCTCACCGACCCCGCCGAAACCGGCGCGGTGACCCTGGCCTTGCCGCAGGACGTTCAAGCCGGGGCCTACGACTACCCGGATTACTTCCTGCAAAAACGCGTGCACCGCATCGAGCGTCGTCCGGCCACTGCAGCGATGCTCGGTGATGCGCTCGCGCTGTTCAAAGGCAAGCGCAAACCGCTGATTATCTGCGGCGGCGGGGTCAAGTACTCCGGGGCCAACGCCGCATTGCAGGCGTTTGCCGAGCGCTTTGCGATCCCCTTTGCCGAAACCCAGGCCGGCAAGAGCGCGGTGGTGTCCAGCCATCCGCTGAACGTCGGCGGCATCGGCGAAACCGGGTGCCTGGCCGCGAACCTGCTGGCCAGGGACGCTGATCTGATCATCGGGATCGGCACCCGCTACAGCGACTTCACCACGGCGTCGAAGTCCTTGTTCCAGGATCCGCAGGTGCAATTTCTCAACCTCAATATCAGCCCCTGCGATGCCCTGAAACTCGACGGCGTGCAGCTGCTGGCAGATGCCAGAACCGGTTTGCAGGCACTGGCCGAAGCTCTGGGCGATTACCGCTCGGGCTGGGGCGACCAACCCCGTCAGGCCAAGGCGCAGCTGGATGAGGAAGTCGATCGCCTGTATCAGGTGCAATACCAGGCCGAGGATTTCGTTCCGGAAATCAACGACCACCTGGACCCGGCGGTGCTGCGCGAATTCATCGAGCTGACCGGCTCCTGCCTGACCCAGAGCCGCGTGCTCGGCGTGCTCAATCAATCCCTGGCCGACGACGCGGTGATCGTCGCCGCCGCCGGCAGCCTGCCCGGCGACTTGCAGCGCAGCTGGCGCAGCAAGGGCGTCAACACTTACCACGTCGAGTACGGCTATTCCTGCATGGGTTACGAGGTCAACGCCGCGCTGGGGGTGAAGCTCGCCGAGCCTGAGCGCGAGGTCTACGCGCTGGTGGGCGACGGCTCCTACATGATGCTGCACTCGGAGCTGGCCACCTCGATCCAGGAGCGACGCAAGATCAACGTGGTGCTGCTCGACAACATGACCTTCGGCTGCATCAACAACCTGCAGATGGGCAACGGCATGGACAGCTTCGGCACCGAGTTCCGTTTCCGCAACCCGGAAACCGGCAAGCTCGACGGCGGTTTCGTGCCGGTGGATTTCGCCATGAGCGCGGCGGCCTACGGTTGCAAGACCTACAAGGTGAACACGGTTGAAGAGCTGCAAGCCGCGCTGGCCGATGCGCGCTTGCAGACGGTGTCGACGCTGATCGACATCAAGGTCCTGCCCAAGACCATGATTCACGGCTACCTGTCGTGGTGGCGGGTCGGCGTGGCGCAAGTCTCCACCAGTGCCCGCACCAATGAAGTGGCCAAAACCCTCAACGAACGACTGGCCAAGGCCCGTCAGTACTGA